The following are encoded together in the Drosophila takahashii strain IR98-3 E-12201 chromosome X, DtakHiC1v2, whole genome shotgun sequence genome:
- the ebo gene encoding exportin-6: protein MHAASMTTVEGLLQEFYQPSTSNARKREIETNLLAFKSQPEAWQLCLRVATASDITENQFLWFFSTSTLEHTITRRWTQLSPTDKTQLRESLWNSYAQLGATPNAAKRHRDTLAQLIALLGKREFPEQDPNYMQHCLELTKSRFQLGINLLRITSEEVVSNRGDLTTEWKQYFYSCISMCIPDVLDLVTKYLLIAVCHINGKDIQTTIPNTLMDFSLTSALPNDNQLSSSILELLGCVQHLVSWIRTELISEYFLMSILDLSQWRPAHEPISLAALSVLNELLYLQKPLPFAGTLMGGVSSLLEQHNNNRRQSEMYSDKFRELLRLYTTKYAGKLMQEPELLETFLNLLYGCTTELHGALDFTEKLEIWTPIIKGIAQQPAKITRFNHVLTQLVDEIMRRTQFEANKPELEVLDNELMEDDTSATEWQQFLDQCFESLALLANTRGAHIVFAQVYNHWSRPQMYLLSLEHALDHGSARSYEAARKLKGANVGEILRDFATVCQAVVRLAPLMDTSSAAPGVADEMECQLQMLSDSLLQTLQLLASNRLGSGGSEMDKATFQTDLDNLYAQVLLAIRSIFPLTKAMSGEELLHRLFAILGSIFACNGSLSAASPIVQQAASELLLFISTVIRPKCLLDIPQIQSLLQAGSRLGAQLPRQVCINVHISLVSYMVLPWKCVPEQQQDYPRRLWMLREYVQGLAQNFLDLDLGQANESKVAATTLSLLGTFTALIEYFKATGGNAKDMLASTFKPILTKALMIFNSFGLSSIAMAITVAEFSLSMLRTLPTHLGAQFIKEMITLFISVSSREQLTLSRLAVMEKILQMFKLIVEQPGSASLGLLPSILDFSTQQILPLLQQQNAATDNSEITSLLYALFDSVLTCKWQFFYKNQLSNGHSGSGGNFNCSDNLHPAHFMAILNAYGQMLVSGTDPSNVRSVLFSMQNVNERSRLYQRALFKEQLLASFQRALLNLLLSGEGSLHFDMIAQALYAMGQVDRRQLLESFAHASLPVAQTALEEICQTSDIPTFTQKLTQLMQDAHCVHLNETA, encoded by the exons ATG CACGCTGCATCCATGACGACGGTGGAGGGTCTGCTGCAGGAGTTCTACCAGCCGAGCACCTCGAATGCCAGGAAGCGGGAGATCGAGACGAATCTCCTGGCCTTCAAATCGCAGCCGGAGGCGTGGCAGCTGTGCCTCCGTGTGGCCACCGCCTCGGATATCACGGAGAATCAGTTCCTCTGGTTCTTCAGCACCTCCACGCTGGAGCACACGATAACCAGGCGATGGACGCAGTTGAGCCCCACGGACAAGACGCAGTTGCGCGAATCGCTCTGGAATTCGTATGCCCAACTGGGCGCCACTCCAAATGCGGCTAAAAGACATCGGGATACTTTGGCCCAGCTGATTGCGCTGCTCGGGAAGCGCGAGTTCCCCGAACAGGATCCCAACTACATGCAGCACTGCCTCGAGCTGACCAAGAGTCGCTTCCAGCTGGGCATCAACCTGCTGCGGATCACCTCCGAGGAGGTGGTGAGCAACCGGGGCGATCTGACCACCGAATGGAAGCAGTACTTCTACTCCTG CATCTCCATGTGTATTCCCGATGTCCTGGACCTGGTCACCAAGTATCTACTAATCGCTGTGTGCCACATCAATGGCAAAGACATCCAAACGACCATACCAAACACCCTCATGGACTTTAGTCTAACCTCAGCGCTGCCAAATGACAATCAACTAAG TTCCTCTATTTTGGAGCTGCTCGGCTGTGTGCAGCACTTGGTCTCCTGGATACGCACTGAACTGATCTCGGAGTACTTCCTCATGAGCATACTGGACCTCTCCCAGTGGCGACCCGCCCACGAGCCCATCTCCCTGGCCGCGCTCTCTGTTTTAAATGAGCTCCTCTACCTTCAGAAGCCATTGCCCTTCGCTGGGACTTTAATGGGCGGCGTTAGTAGCCTTTTGGAGCAGCACAATAACAATCGGCGGCAGAGCGAGATGTATAGCGACAAGTTCCGGGAGCTCCTGCGCCTCTACACCACCAAATATGCCGGCAAGCTGATGCAGGAGCCGGAGCTGCTCGAGACCTTCCTCAATCTGCTCTACGGCTGCACCACAGAAT TACATGGCGCCTTGGACTTCACCGAAAAGCTTGAGATATGGACGCCCATCATCAAGGGCATTGCCCAACAGCCCGCCAAAATTACGCGCTTCAACCATGTGCTCACCCAGCTGGTGGATGAGATCATGCGGCGCACTCAATTCGAGGCCAATAAACCCGAACTGGAGGTGCTGGACAACGAGCTCATGGAGGACGAT ACCTCCGCCACCGAGTGGCAGCAGTTCCTGGACCAGTGCTTCGAGTCCCTGGCCCTGCTGGCCAACACCCGCGGCGCCCACATCGTCTTCGCACAGGTCTACAACCACTGGTCGCGGCCGCAGATGTATTTGCTGTCGCTGGAGCACGCCCTGGATCACGGGAGTGCGCGCAGCTACGAGGCGGCGCGCAAGCTGAAGGGCGCCAATGTGGGCGAGATTTTGCGAGACTTCGCCACCGTCTGCCAGGCGGTGGTGCGTCTGGCTCCGCTGATGGACACCTCGTCGGCGGCGCCCGGCGTGGCGGACGAGATGGAGTGCCAGCTGCAAATGCTGTCCGACAGTCTGCTGCAGACGCTGCAGCTCCTGGCCAGCAATCGTTTGGGTAGCGGCGGCAGTGAAATGGACAAGGCCACGTTTCAGACTGATTTGGATAACCT ATACGCTCAAGTTCTGCTGGCCATCAGGAGCATCTTTCCGCTAACGAAAGCCATGAGCGGCGAGGAGCTGCTGCACAGACTCTTTGCCATTTTGGGCAGCATCTTTGCCTGCAATGGCTCTTTATCGGCAGCCTCGCCAATTGTACAGCAAGCGGCCAGCGAGCTGCTGCTCTTCATCTCGACTGTGATACGGCCCAAGTGCCTCTTGGATATACCGCAAATCCAGAGCCTCCTGCAGGCGGGCTCACGCCTGGGCGCCCAGCTGCCGCGCCAGGTGTGCATCAATGTGCACATCAGTCTGGTCAGCTACATGGTGCTGCCGTGGAAGTGCGTGcccgagcagcagcaggactATCCGCGCCGTCTCTGGATGCTGCGCGAATATGTCCAGGGGCTGGCGCAGAACTTTCTCGATCTGGATTTGGGCCAGGCCAACGAGAGCAAGGTGGCGGCCACGACGCTCAGTCTGTTGGGCACTTTCACGGCCCTCATCGAGTATTTCAAGGCCACCGGAGGCAATGCCAAGGATATGCTGGCGAGCACATTTAAG CCCATTTTGACCAAGGCCCTGATGATCTTCAACAGCTTCGGGCTGAGCAGCATTGCCATGGCCATAACGGTGGCCGAATTTAGTCTCAGTATGCTGCGCACATTGCCCACCCATTTGGGCGCCCAGTTCATCAAGGAGATGATCACTTTGTTCATCAGTGTCAGCAGCAG GGAACAACTAACGCTGAGTCGACTGGCTGTGATGGAAAAGATACTGCAGATGTTCAAGCTGATTGTCGAGCAGCCGGGCAGCGCCTCTTTGGGCCTGCTGCCCTCCATTTTGGACTTTAGCACTCAGCAGATTTTGCCGCTGTTGCAGCAGCAAAATGCAGCCACCGATAACAGCGAGATTACCAGTCTGCTGTACGCTTTGTTTGATAG TGTGCTCACCTGCAAGTGGCAGTTCTTCTACAAGAATCAGCTCTCCAATGGGCATAGTGGCTCCGGTGGCAACTTCAACTGCAGCGACAATTTGCATCCGGCCCATTTCATGGCCATCCTAAATGCCTACGGTCAGATGTTGGTCAGCGGCACGGATCCCAGCAATGTGCGCAGCGTTCTCTTCTCCATGCAGAATGTAAACGAACGGAGTCGGCTGTATCAGCGTGCTTTGTTCAAGGAGCAGCTGCTGGCCTCCTTTCAGCGAGCGCTGCTGAATTTGCTGCTGAGCGGAGAGGGCTCGCTGCACTTCGATATGATTGCCCAGGCCCTGTATGCGATGGGCCAGGTGGACCGACGCCAGTTGCTCGAGAGCTTTGCCCACGCCTCGTTGCCGGTGGCGCAGACGGCGCTGGAGGAGATCTGCCAGACAAGT GACATTCCAACGTTTACGCAGAAACTCACGCAGCTCATGCAGGACGCCCACTGTGTGCATCTCAATGAGACGGCGTAG
- the Cyp4g1 gene encoding cytochrome P450 4g1, with protein sequence MAVETVQETLQQAAGGSSSVLGFSPMLTTLVGTLVAMALYEYWRRNSREYRMVANIPSPPELPILGQAHVAAGLSNAEILAVGLGYLNKYGETMKAWLGNVLLVFLTNPQDIELILSGHQHLTKAEEYRYFKPWFGDGLLISNGHHWRHHRKMIAPTFHQSILKSFVPTFVDHSKSVVARMGLEAGKSFDVHDYMSQTTVDILLSTAMGVKKLPEGNKSFEYAQAVVDMCDIIHKRQVKLLYRLDSIYKFTKLREKGDRMMNIILGMTSKVVKDRKENFQEEARAIVEEISTPVSSAPATKKEGLRDDLDDIDENDVGAKRRLALLDAMVEMAKNPDIEWNEKDIMDEVNTIMFEGHDTTSAGSSFALCMMGIHKDIQAKVFAEQKAIFGDNMLRDCTFADTMEMKYLERVILETLRLYPPVPLIARRLDYDLKLASGPYTVPKGTTVIVLQYCVHRRPDIYPNPTKFDPDNFLPERMANRHYYSFIPFSAGPRSCVGRKYAMLKLKVLLSTIVRNYIVHSTDTEADFKLQADIILKLENGFNVSLEKRQYAKVA encoded by the coding sequence ATGGCAGTGGAAACGGTGCAGGAGACGCTGCAACAGGCGGCGGGAGGAAGCAGTTCGGTCCTGGGATTCAGCCCCATGCTGACCACCCTGGTGGGCACCCTGGTGGCCATGGCTTTGTACGAGTACTGGCGAAGGAATAGCCGGGAATACCGGATGGTGGCCAATATACCATCGCCGCCGGAGCTGCCCATTTTGGGCCAGGCTCATGTGGCCGCCGGTCTGAGCAATGCCGAGATCCTCGCCGTTGGCTTGGGTTACCTGAACAAATACGGAGAAACGATGAAGGCCTGGCTGGGCAATGTCCTGCTGGTCTTCCTCACCAATCCCCAGGACATCGAGCTGATCCTCAGCGGTCATCAGCATCTGACCAAAGCCGAGGAGTATCGCTACTTTAAGCCATGGTTCGGCGATGGTCTGCTGATCAGCAATGGACACCATTGGCGTCATCATCGCAAGATGATTGCACCCACCTTCCATCAGAGCATCCTGAAGAGCTTTGTGCCGACTTTCGTGGATCACTCGAAATCTGTGGTGGCTCGCATGGGTTTGGAGGCGGGCAAATCCTTTGATGTCCACGACTACATGTCCCAGACCACCGTCGACATTCTGCTGTCCACCGCCATGGGTGTGAAGAAGCTGCCCGAGGGCAACAAGAGTTTCGAGTACGCCCAGGCCGTCGTCGATATGTGCGACATTATCCACAAGAGGCAGGTTAAGCTGCTCTACCGTCTGGATTCCATCTACAAGTTCACCAAGCTGCGCGAGAAGGGCGACCGAATGATGAACATTATTCTGGGCATGACCAGCAAGGTGGTGAAGGATCGCAAGGAGAATTTCCAGGAGGAGGCGCGTGCCATTGTGGAGGAGATCTCCACCCCGGTTTCCAGTGCGCCGGCTACCAAGAAGGAGGGTCTACGTGATGACCTCGATGACATCGATGAGAACGATGTGGGTGCCAAGCGGCGATTGGCTCTCTTGGATGCCATGGTTGAGATGGCCAAAAACCCCGACATCGAGTGGAACGAGAAGGATATCATGGATGAGGTGAACACGATCATGTTCGAGGGTCACGACACCACCTCGGCGGGTTCGAGCTTTGCCCTCTGCATGATGGGCATCCACAAGGACATCCAGGCCAAGGTATTTGCCGAACAGAAGGCCATCTTCGGGGACAATATGCTGAGGGATTGCACCTTTGCCGATACCATGGAGATGAAGTATCTGGAGCGTGTGATTCTGGAGACTCTGAGGTTGTATCCTCCAGTACCGCTGATCGCCAGGCGGCTGGACTATGACCTGAAGTTGGCCAGCGGTCCGTATACGGTGCCCAAGGGCACTACGGTCATTGTGCTGCAGTATTGCGTGCACCGACGTCCCGATATCTATCCCAATCCCACCAAGTTCGATCCGGATAACTTCCTGCCCGAGAGGATGGCCAACAGGCACTACTACTCCTTTATTCCGTTTAGCGCGGGACCGAGGAGCTGTGTGGGTCGCAAGTATGCGATGCTCAAGCTGAAGGTTCTGCTCTCGACCATCGTGAGGAACTACATTGTCCATTCCACCGATACGGAGGCGGACTTCAAGCTGCAGGCCGACATCATCCTGAAGCTGGAGAACGGCTTCAATGTCTCGCTGGAGAAGCGTCAGTATGCCAAGGTGGCCTAA
- the ase gene encoding achaete-scute complex protein T8 — MAALSFSPSPPPKENPKENATPKATLKPFGKITVHNVLSESGANALQQHIANQNTIIRKIRDFGMLGAVQSAVANTTSTTPIPSQRKRPLGESQKQNQLQNSSAKSSVPAKRSKKEKKLPVEKTPKVATTPNQPSKIPSQNQSDLGTPGRKGLPLPQAVARRNARERNRVKQVNNGFALLREKIPEEVSEAFEAQGAGRGASKKLSKVETLRMAVEYIRSLEKLLGFDFPPLSGQGNSSGSGEDSFMFIKDEFDGLDEHFDDSLSNYEMEEQPATLPVETLPPIQSNPSDLLPSLTSLNGMQYIRIPGTNTYQLLTAELLGDLSQEQQQQQPTAASSSPVPQKVARSACSSPVSPVAATNELLLQACAAQLQQQLIKQEYVSGSSNINSNTSNTLTSPQQQQQQQQVQILGSSPILPAFYDQEPVSFYDNVVLPGFKKEFSDILQQEQPNNNSNNTAGGCLSDESMIDAIDWWEAHTPKSDGTSTNLSM; from the coding sequence ATGGCTGCCTTGAGCTTCAGCCCATCGCCACCGCCCAAGGAGAATCCCAAGGAGAATGCCACCCCAAAGGCCACGCTAAAACCCTTTGGCAAGATCACCGTGCACAATGTTCTCAGCGAAAGTGGCGCGAATGCGCTGCAACAGCATATAGCCAATCAGAATACGATTATCCGCAAGATACGCGATTTCGGGATGCTGGGAGCGGTTCAAAGTGCCGTGGCGAATACGACCAGTACCACACCGATACCCAGTCAAAGGAAGAGACCGCTGGGAGAATCGCAGAAGCAGAATCAATTGCAGAATTCCAGTGCCAAATCTTCAGTGCCCGCCAAGAGAAgcaagaaggagaagaagctGCCGGTGGAGAAGACACCCAAGGTAGCTACTACCCCCAATCAACCCAGTAAAATCCCAAGCCAAAATCAAAGTGATCTGGGAACCCCCGGAAGAAAGGGTTTACCTTTGCCCCAGGCGGTGGCTCGTCGAAATGCGCGGGAAAGGAATCGCGTGAAGCAGGTGAACAATGGTTTTGCCCTGCTGCGCGAGAAGATTCCCGAGGAGGTTTCCGAGGCCTTCGAGGCGCAAGGAGCGGGCAGGGGTGCCAGCAAGAAGCTATCCAAGGTGGAGACCCTTCGCATGGCCGTCGAGTATATCAGGAGTTTGGAGAAGCTGCTCGGCTTCGATTTTCCACCGCTCAGCGGTCAGGGAAATAGTTCCGGTTCGGGCGAAGATAGCTTCATGTTCATCAAGGACGAATTCGATGGTCTCGACGAGCATTTCGATGACTCGCTGAGCAACTACGAGATGGAGGAGCAGCCTGCAACTCTGCCAGTGGAGACTCTGCCACCCATTCAAAGTAACCCCAGCGATCTCCTGCCCAGTTTGACCAGCCTGAATGGGATGCAGTACATCAGGATACCGGGCACGAATACCTATCAGCTGCTAACGGCCGAATTGCTAGGCGATTTGagtcaggagcagcagcaacagcaaccgaCAGCTGCTTCGTCTTCGCCCGTGCCACAAAAGGTGGCAAGAAGTGCCTGCTCCTCGCCAGTTTCACCTGTCGCCGCCACGAACGAGCTGCTCTTGCAGGCGTGTGCCGCccagctgcaacagcaactgaTCAAACAGGAATACGTcagtggcagcagcaacattaacagcaacaccagcaacacATTGACTTCcccgcagcaacagcagcagcagcagcaggttcaGATCCTGGGATCCTCGCCCATTTTGCCCGCTTTCTACGACCAGGAACCCGTTAGTTTCTACGACAATGTCGTATTGCCCGGCTTCAAGAAGGAATTCAGCGATATcctgcagcaggagcagcccaacaacaacagcaacaacacagCAGGCGGTTGCCTCTCCGATGAGAGCATGATCGATGCCATCGATTGGTGGGAGGCACACACACCCAAATCCGATGGCACCTCCACCAATCTGTCCATGtag